In one window of Methanosarcina vacuolata Z-761 DNA:
- the larA gene encoding nickel-dependent lactate racemase, which translates to MIENTKTTSLAFGSMALELDIPERNISSIILPSEPEKKEDPTSLIKKALENPIKRKRLSEIVNPDSRIAIIVSDVTRPTPTAKLLPPLLEELYLGGAKDENITIVFALGLHRNQTEEESRKLVGEEVYKKIRCIQHDTGRCRRIGITSRGTPIEIFEGIMGADVVIGTGSIEFHYYAGYSGGAKSVLPGVSSKETVLTNHKMMIDEKAVSGRVDGPVRQDMEEAAKIFGLDFILNVVLDSKKEIVTAVAGDFIEAHRKGVEVVDSMYKVPVEPADAVIVSCGGFPKDINLFQANKALDNATQAVKAGGSIILVAECAEGIGNQVYECWNRECQNPDEAIERFKKCFEFGGHKTAIIARISKRFKLYLVSKLSNEQTRNAFFTPMASAEDALSAVLLENPDAKIHLMPHGGQTLPVRKEN; encoded by the coding sequence ATGATTGAAAACACAAAAACAACATCATTAGCTTTTGGAAGCATGGCACTTGAGCTGGATATCCCGGAAAGAAACATATCCAGTATTATTCTGCCTTCAGAGCCTGAAAAAAAGGAAGATCCAACTTCTTTAATTAAAAAAGCTCTTGAAAATCCCATTAAAAGAAAAAGGCTTTCTGAGATTGTAAACCCGGATTCGAGAATTGCAATTATTGTAAGCGATGTTACACGTCCAACTCCAACTGCGAAGCTTCTTCCTCCTCTACTTGAAGAGCTTTACCTTGGAGGAGCAAAGGACGAAAATATTACTATTGTCTTTGCACTCGGGCTTCACCGAAACCAGACCGAAGAGGAATCAAGAAAGCTGGTTGGAGAAGAAGTCTACAAAAAAATTCGTTGCATTCAGCATGATACCGGCAGATGCAGACGCATTGGCATAACTTCCCGTGGAACCCCAATTGAGATATTTGAAGGCATTATGGGTGCTGATGTTGTTATAGGGACCGGAAGCATCGAATTCCATTACTATGCGGGATACAGCGGAGGGGCAAAATCAGTTCTGCCTGGTGTAAGCTCGAAAGAAACAGTTCTCACAAACCATAAAATGATGATTGATGAAAAAGCTGTTTCCGGAAGGGTTGATGGGCCTGTCAGGCAGGACATGGAAGAAGCTGCAAAAATTTTCGGCCTTGATTTTATCCTGAATGTGGTTCTTGACAGCAAAAAAGAGATAGTTACTGCTGTTGCAGGCGATTTTATCGAGGCACACAGAAAAGGTGTGGAAGTTGTGGATTCTATGTATAAGGTGCCTGTAGAACCAGCAGATGCGGTAATTGTTTCTTGCGGAGGCTTTCCTAAAGATATCAATCTCTTCCAGGCAAATAAGGCGCTTGATAATGCAACTCAGGCTGTGAAAGCAGGAGGTTCCATCATCCTTGTAGCCGAATGCGCTGAGGGGATAGGAAACCAGGTCTATGAATGCTGGAACAGGGAGTGTCAAAACCCGGATGAAGCAATCGAACGTTTCAAAAAATGTTTTGAGTTCGGGGGGCATAAAACAGCAATCATTGCAAGGATTTCAAAGAGATTTAAGCTTTACCTGGTCTCAAAACTTTCGAACGAGCAAACAAGAAACGCATTCTTTACTCCGATGGCAAGTGCAGAGGATGCCTTGTCTGCAGTGCTCTTGGAAAATCCTGACGCAAAAATTCACCTTATGCCTCATGGAGGGCAGACCCTGCCTGTTAGAAAAGAAAACTGA
- a CDS encoding helix-turn-helix transcriptional regulator has protein sequence MPGKIENQYTTLGLSKMNLRLYIICIATVLALAGPALADSTANVHGTAYRWDTFEPLDNAVVEVNSTPSQSMVAKYGVYSFDLIPGDYNITADYYENSSVKYSTSEIITVKDQGKYLLDLLLFPVYSEELMGDSKLNGYSEDQNGTAKSSSNTTNSLTDTSTGPTTSKSNSSSMDLADQNITGNINANYLLIAALLLFILLSAGYQVSRKDKKPEKNQPLKSAHKISGIGADEKGHTTGGFIKPVKVPEISVEVHDGRVEVPQESLEPELKQEYQAQESQVKPLEAAPSTGPIVNPVEEPVTEAVKESLQDPVKESIKEPVNEQIKPVVTALSPRIPEEKGQEDCEEIKVDSQENEIKLVESEPQKEKQETVSEEAADKPTESPETETTAFKKKLPLPADLQEVMDIIRGQGGRITQKDLRSKLKYSEGKVSLMLADLERRELIEKFKRGRGNVVILRDEER, from the coding sequence ATGCCTGGAAAAATTGAAAATCAATATACAACTCTGGGTTTATCGAAAATGAATCTAAGGCTCTATATTATTTGTATCGCTACCGTACTTGCTTTAGCAGGACCTGCTTTAGCAGATAGTACGGCCAATGTTCACGGGACGGCATACAGATGGGATACCTTCGAGCCTCTAGATAATGCAGTGGTCGAGGTAAATTCTACTCCCTCACAGTCCATGGTAGCGAAATACGGTGTGTATTCTTTTGATCTGATACCCGGAGATTATAATATTACAGCCGATTACTATGAGAACAGCAGTGTTAAATATTCAACAAGTGAGATTATTACAGTTAAAGACCAAGGAAAATATTTACTCGATCTCCTGCTCTTCCCAGTTTATTCGGAAGAACTCATGGGCGACTCCAAACTAAATGGATATTCCGAAGACCAGAACGGGACTGCAAAAAGCTCTTCTAATACAACAAATTCGCTAACAGACACATCCACAGGTCCGACGACAAGTAAAAGTAATTCTAGCAGCATGGATCTGGCTGACCAAAACATAACTGGCAATATAAATGCAAATTACCTGTTGATAGCAGCTCTTTTACTTTTTATCCTGCTTTCAGCAGGCTACCAGGTATCCAGAAAGGATAAAAAACCAGAGAAAAATCAGCCTTTAAAAAGTGCACATAAAATCTCAGGCATCGGAGCAGATGAAAAAGGACATACTACGGGAGGTTTTATCAAACCAGTTAAGGTGCCCGAAATCTCGGTAGAAGTCCATGATGGAAGGGTAGAAGTCCCTCAAGAAAGCTTAGAGCCCGAGCTAAAACAGGAGTATCAGGCACAGGAATCTCAGGTAAAGCCCCTCGAAGCTGCACCTTCAACAGGACCAATAGTAAATCCTGTAGAAGAGCCTGTGACAGAGGCTGTAAAGGAATCTCTACAAGATCCTGTAAAAGAATCAATAAAAGAACCTGTGAATGAACAGATAAAGCCGGTAGTAACAGCATTATCACCTAGAATCCCGGAAGAAAAAGGTCAGGAAGACTGTGAAGAAATTAAAGTGGACTCTCAGGAGAACGAAATAAAACTGGTTGAATCTGAGCCTCAAAAAGAGAAACAGGAAACCGTCTCTGAAGAAGCTGCTGATAAACCCACAGAGAGTCCCGAAACTGAAACTACTGCTTTCAAAAAGAAGCTCCCTCTTCCCGCAGACCTTCAGGAAGTCATGGATATAATTCGAGGCCAGGGAGGCAGGATTACACAGAAGGACTTGCGCAGCAAACTGAAGTACTCCGAAGGAAAAGTTAGCCTCATGCTTGCAGACCTGGAAAGAAGAGAATTGATTGAGAAGTTCAAGCGAGGGCGTGGAAATGTTGTTATCCTAAGAGATGAGGAACGCTGA
- the larA gene encoding nickel-dependent lactate racemase — translation MTANIKKISLAFGSTGIEFEIPERNLASVILPSEFEIKEEGSSLVKKALENPIKSRRLSEIVNPDSKVAIIVSDVTRPTPTAKILPPLLEELYLGGAKDENITIVFALGLHRNQTEEESRKLVGEQVYEKIRCIQHDRKRCRHLGETSFGTPVEVFEEVADSDVIISTGTLEFHYYAGYSGGGKSVLPGVSSEKSILSYHSFYSKLFEGDPLSGRTDSPARQNIEEAARIAGLNFILNVVLNSKKEIVAAVAGDFIEAHRKGVEVVDSMYKVPVEPADAAIVSCGGFPKDINLFQATKSLENAVFAVKKGGSIVLVAECTEGIGDKVYERWSTEYKTPDEAIKKFRKCFEFGGHKAATVGRAAKTFKLYLVSKLPDTESRNTFFIPVKSVEEALENILSENSDAKIHIMPNGGWTLPVMK, via the coding sequence ATGACTGCAAACATAAAAAAAATATCACTTGCTTTTGGAAGTACGGGAATTGAGTTTGAAATTCCTGAAAGAAATCTTGCCAGTGTTATTTTGCCTTCGGAGTTTGAAATAAAGGAAGAAGGATCTTCCCTTGTTAAAAAAGCGCTTGAAAATCCCATAAAAAGCCGACGGCTTTCTGAGATTGTAAACCCTGATTCGAAGGTTGCAATCATAGTTAGTGATGTTACTCGGCCAACTCCTACTGCAAAGATTCTTCCTCCTCTGCTTGAAGAGCTTTATCTTGGAGGGGCAAAGGATGAAAATATTACTATTGTTTTTGCCCTCGGGCTCCATCGAAACCAGACTGAAGAGGAATCACGAAAACTGGTTGGAGAGCAGGTTTACGAAAAAATTCGCTGCATCCAGCACGACAGGAAAAGGTGCAGGCATCTCGGAGAGACAAGTTTCGGAACGCCTGTAGAGGTCTTTGAAGAAGTAGCAGACTCCGACGTTATCATAAGCACAGGAACCCTGGAATTTCACTATTATGCTGGATACAGTGGAGGAGGGAAATCTGTTCTTCCGGGAGTCAGTTCGGAAAAATCTATTCTTTCTTATCATAGTTTTTATAGCAAACTCTTTGAAGGTGACCCTCTCTCAGGCAGAACCGACAGTCCTGCAAGACAAAATATAGAAGAAGCTGCAAGGATTGCGGGCCTTAACTTTATCCTTAATGTCGTGCTTAACAGCAAAAAAGAGATAGTTGCTGCCGTTGCTGGAGATTTCATCGAAGCTCACAGGAAAGGCGTAGAAGTTGTTGATTCCATGTACAAGGTGCCTGTAGAGCCTGCAGATGCAGCAATTGTCTCGTGCGGAGGCTTTCCAAAAGACATTAACCTTTTCCAGGCGACAAAGTCCCTTGAAAATGCAGTTTTTGCCGTAAAAAAAGGAGGCTCAATAGTGCTTGTGGCTGAATGTACTGAAGGGATCGGGGATAAGGTATATGAGCGCTGGAGTACAGAATACAAAACTCCAGATGAGGCAATAAAGAAATTCAGAAAATGTTTTGAGTTTGGGGGACACAAAGCTGCCACTGTTGGGAGGGCTGCAAAAACCTTCAAACTTTATCTTGTCTCTAAACTTCCGGACACGGAAAGCAGAAATACTTTCTTTATTCCTGTAAAAAGCGTAGAAGAAGCGCTTGAAAATATTCTTTCCGAAAATTCTGATGCTAAAATCCATATTATGCCCAATGGCGGATGGACTCTGCCTGTAATGAAGTAA
- a CDS encoding symporter small accessory protein encodes MVLGINDPQIWLAYLACIFSALGCMVYGALNWREEKEEQAVKSSTQKQVTQDQ; translated from the coding sequence ATGGTACTAGGAATAAATGATCCGCAAATTTGGCTTGCATATCTTGCTTGTATATTTAGTGCACTCGGATGCATGGTTTATGGAGCATTGAACTGGAGAGAGGAGAAAGAAGAACAGGCAGTAAAAAGCAGTACTCAGAAACAGGTGACTCAAGATCAGTAA
- a CDS encoding sodium:solute symporter family protein: MAVSTSTLILLVVIYFTCTFYVARLGYKKNSQTDGYMLAGRRVPPAIMALSYGAAFISTSAIIGFGGVAASLGMGLLWLVFMNIFFGIFIAFVVFGPGTRRMGLNLGAITFPEFIGKRFQSRFIQAFSGLLIAVFMPIYAASVIIGAGRFLETTLGINYNFALLVFTVIIAFYVIKGGLLSVMYVDAMQATIMLIGMTFLLIFTYSKLGGVVEAHQALTNMANLVPQALADQGHRGWTAMPAFNSPIWWTMVSTIVMGVGIGALAQPQLAVRFMTVKDDRSLKRAVAVGGPFLLMMAGVAYVVGALSNVYFYKTTGKVALQVVPGGNTDLIIPAYLNHAMPALFVAIFMLSLLSAAMSTAAAQFHTMGTAIGYDFYQNGLMKGKSSSSTVHVTKIGIVFTIIAAVILAYILPVSIIARATAMFMGLCTSAFLPLYIGALFWKRTTKAGATASLVIGSISSLFWLVFVHAKEAVPLGICQAIFGKETLLTGTWPLVDPIMIATPLSFLVLIVVSLMTPRFSPEFLKKAFRLRYEDEEEETSEATSHSAADSAGV, translated from the coding sequence ATGGCAGTCAGTACTTCAACTCTAATCCTCCTTGTTGTTATCTACTTTACGTGCACCTTCTACGTTGCCCGGCTGGGGTATAAAAAAAATTCCCAGACTGATGGGTATATGCTTGCAGGCCGACGCGTACCCCCGGCAATTATGGCCCTCTCCTATGGAGCTGCGTTTATCAGCACTTCTGCAATTATAGGGTTCGGAGGAGTAGCCGCTTCCTTAGGAATGGGACTTCTGTGGCTTGTCTTCATGAATATCTTTTTCGGAATTTTCATTGCCTTCGTGGTTTTTGGCCCAGGGACCCGTCGCATGGGACTAAACCTTGGAGCCATCACTTTCCCTGAATTTATAGGAAAACGCTTCCAGTCAAGGTTTATCCAAGCCTTTTCCGGGCTTCTTATAGCTGTTTTTATGCCGATCTACGCAGCAAGCGTGATTATAGGGGCAGGCCGATTTCTTGAGACCACTCTTGGGATAAACTATAACTTCGCTCTTCTGGTCTTTACTGTTATCATTGCTTTTTATGTGATTAAAGGTGGCCTTCTCTCAGTAATGTATGTGGACGCAATGCAAGCCACTATTATGTTGATAGGAATGACCTTTTTGCTGATATTTACTTACAGCAAACTGGGAGGAGTCGTAGAAGCTCATCAGGCCCTTACCAATATGGCAAACCTTGTGCCTCAGGCGCTTGCTGACCAGGGACACAGGGGCTGGACTGCAATGCCAGCTTTCAATTCCCCAATCTGGTGGACAATGGTTTCCACAATTGTTATGGGAGTAGGGATAGGAGCACTTGCACAGCCACAACTTGCAGTCAGGTTCATGACTGTAAAGGACGACCGTTCCCTTAAAAGAGCAGTTGCCGTTGGGGGTCCCTTCCTTCTTATGATGGCAGGAGTCGCATATGTTGTAGGAGCTCTTTCTAACGTATACTTCTACAAGACTACAGGAAAGGTTGCCCTTCAGGTCGTCCCGGGTGGAAACACTGACCTTATAATTCCCGCATATCTGAACCACGCAATGCCCGCGCTGTTTGTGGCAATATTCATGCTAAGCCTGCTTTCGGCAGCAATGTCTACTGCAGCTGCCCAGTTCCACACCATGGGTACGGCCATAGGGTACGACTTTTATCAGAACGGCCTTATGAAAGGCAAGTCCAGTTCGAGCACAGTCCATGTGACAAAAATAGGAATTGTCTTTACCATCATAGCAGCAGTTATTCTGGCTTACATTCTTCCTGTAAGTATTATCGCAAGAGCTACTGCCATGTTCATGGGACTGTGCACATCCGCTTTCCTGCCCCTCTACATTGGAGCCCTGTTCTGGAAACGTACAACAAAAGCCGGAGCAACTGCAAGTCTTGTTATAGGGTCGATAAGCAGTCTTTTCTGGCTGGTGTTTGTCCATGCAAAAGAAGCAGTGCCTCTGGGGATCTGCCAGGCAATTTTTGGAAAAGAAACATTACTTACAGGCACCTGGCCCCTTGTAGACCCGATTATGATCGCAACTCCACTGTCCTTCCTTGTCCTGATTGTAGTAAGCCTTATGACACCCCGGTTCTCTCCAGAGTTCCTCAAGAAGGCTTTCAGGCTCAGGTATGAAGATGAAGAAGAAGAAACATCGGAAGCAACATCACACAGTGCAGCAGATTCGGCAGGCGTTTAA
- a CDS encoding helix-turn-helix transcriptional regulator has translation MNLRFYILCIAALLALGISPTSGVPFLADSNITATIHGATYAWDTLEPLNDTVISINSNPPQSVLAKNGMYSFELGPGDYVITARYYRNNTVVYSKETTLKIEEEGNYVFDLLLYPVSENPVKEKAEDKISNVNNVNSVNPTEKARTDLFTVSFLPVAFMVLFLLGGSYKLSRKQKTMKINRFQEGKFYASGILANALARIPGSGVKLEFENAPEASSKEPVIEPGETEIEIADNSKIEPADLRKAPLTKDLREVLDVIRGHRGRITQKDLRSRLEYSEVKVSLMLSELEKRGLIKKFKHGRENIVILTDDERKGS, from the coding sequence ATGAATTTGAGGTTCTACATTCTGTGTATTGCTGCTCTACTCGCTTTAGGGATATCTCCTACTTCAGGAGTACCTTTCTTAGCAGATAGCAACATCACTGCAACAATCCACGGGGCAACATATGCATGGGACACTCTTGAACCCCTAAATGATACTGTAATTAGTATCAATTCCAATCCTCCTCAATCAGTACTGGCAAAAAACGGCATGTATTCCTTTGAACTCGGGCCCGGAGACTACGTTATTACAGCCAGGTATTACCGGAACAACACTGTAGTCTATTCAAAAGAAACAACTCTGAAGATTGAAGAGGAAGGAAACTATGTCTTCGACCTCCTGCTTTATCCGGTCTCCGAAAATCCGGTAAAGGAAAAAGCCGAAGACAAAATAAGTAATGTCAATAATGTAAATAGTGTTAATCCCACCGAAAAAGCCAGAACTGACCTTTTTACTGTAAGCTTCCTGCCAGTAGCCTTTATGGTTCTTTTTCTGCTTGGCGGAAGTTATAAACTATCCAGAAAGCAAAAAACGATGAAAATAAACAGGTTTCAGGAAGGGAAGTTCTATGCATCCGGGATTCTGGCAAATGCCCTCGCTAGAATCCCTGGTTCTGGAGTGAAGCTGGAGTTCGAAAACGCCCCGGAGGCCTCATCAAAAGAGCCGGTAATAGAGCCTGGAGAAACAGAAATAGAAATTGCAGATAATTCCAAAATCGAGCCTGCTGATTTAAGAAAAGCTCCTCTTACTAAGGATCTCCGGGAAGTCCTGGATGTGATTAGGGGCCACAGGGGTAGAATTACGCAAAAGGATCTGCGCAGCAGGTTGGAGTATTCCGAAGTAAAAGTCAGCCTCATGCTTTCAGAGCTGGAAAAGAGAGGACTGATTAAGAAGTTCAAGCATGGGCGTGAGAATATTGTGATTTTAACAGACGATGAGCGAAAGGGAAGCTAA
- the larA gene encoding nickel-dependent lactate racemase, with protein sequence MTMNVKTIPLAFGSGILEVDIPEKNLSRIILPSELEIKEEGTSLIKKALVNPINSQRLSEIVNPDSKVAIIVSDVTRPTPTAKILPPLLEELYLGGAKNENITIVFALGLHRLQTEEECRQLVGEDIFEKIRCIQHDRKKCRHLGETSFGTPVEVFEEVVDSDVIISTGTLEFHYYAGYGGGGKSILPGVSSEKSILSFHSFYSKLFEGDPLSGRADSPARKNIEEAARIAGLDFILNVVLESKKEIVDAVAGDFIEAHRKGAEYVDAMYKVPVEPADAVVVSCGGFPKDINLYQATKSLENATSAVKRGGSIILVAECSEGIGNKVYECWNRECRAPEDAVKRFKNRFEFGGHKAAIVGRTAKEFKLYLVSKLPETESRNAFFIPTKSIDEALEKVLSENPDAKIHVMPNGGWTLPVRR encoded by the coding sequence ATGACTATGAATGTAAAAACGATTCCACTTGCGTTTGGAAGCGGGATTTTGGAGGTTGATATACCTGAGAAAAACCTATCCAGAATCATCCTGCCTTCAGAATTAGAAATAAAGGAAGAAGGGACTTCCCTTATTAAAAAAGCGCTTGTAAATCCTATAAACAGTCAACGGCTTTCTGAGATTGTAAACCCTGACTCAAAGGTTGCAATCATAGTTAGCGATGTTACACGGCCAACTCCTACTGCAAAAATTCTTCCTCCACTACTTGAAGAGCTTTACCTTGGAGGAGCAAAAAACGAGAATATCACTATTGTTTTTGCCCTCGGACTTCATCGTTTACAAACTGAAGAAGAGTGCCGCCAGCTTGTAGGAGAAGATATCTTTGAAAAAATAAGGTGTATCCAGCACGACAGGAAAAAGTGCAGGCATCTCGGAGAGACAAGTTTCGGAACGCCTGTAGAGGTTTTCGAAGAAGTAGTAGACTCCGACGTTATCATAAGTACAGGAACCCTGGAATTTCACTATTATGCAGGATACGGAGGAGGAGGAAAGTCCATCCTTCCAGGGGTAAGTTCCGAAAAATCCATTCTCTCATTCCATAGTTTTTATAGCAAACTCTTTGAAGGAGATCCTCTTTCAGGTAGAGCTGATAGCCCGGCAAGAAAGAATATAGAGGAAGCTGCAAGGATTGCAGGCCTTGACTTTATCCTGAATGTTGTACTTGAAAGCAAAAAAGAGATAGTTGATGCCGTGGCAGGCGATTTCATCGAAGCCCACAGGAAAGGTGCAGAGTATGTCGATGCCATGTATAAAGTACCTGTAGAGCCTGCGGATGCCGTAGTTGTTTCCTGCGGCGGATTTCCAAAGGATATCAATCTTTACCAGGCAACAAAATCCCTTGAAAACGCTACCTCTGCCGTAAAAAGGGGTGGTTCAATTATCCTTGTAGCAGAATGTTCTGAGGGAATAGGAAACAAAGTTTATGAGTGCTGGAACAGGGAATGCAGGGCTCCTGAAGATGCAGTAAAACGTTTTAAGAACCGGTTTGAGTTCGGCGGGCATAAAGCTGCTATTGTCGGGAGGACTGCAAAAGAATTCAAACTTTATCTGGTATCAAAACTTCCAGAGACGGAAAGTAGAAACGCTTTTTTTATTCCGACAAAAAGTATAGATGAAGCACTTGAAAAGGTTCTTTCCGAAAATCCTGATGCTAAAATCCATGTTATGCCAAATGGTGGGTGGACTTTGCCTGTAAGGCGATAA
- a CDS encoding ATP synthase subunit B family protein has protein sequence MKIKFLSLLLIIAAIIVISGCVDEEAQGFNGKAQEDLARTIFFPYVGLLDHGESEIPGSYPHELPPDKFNSDPDIHTLKDATSLLDRNIEKAETISLKLETGIERYKAEGEDVSRLETLLEEYNRLINEAKQYRALANATSGGENNSSIANSSQYNGSSENIKVDYLVQSQKSMMQANNVLRNIFEELNSLMGSEELNNTSRLISAGEGKAILMGNFTLNMHLENGEMVIMGLSKDSEIDINGDYTFEENTDTHDTVRLYHINSADVKISGSRKTVMLNNENITLTADGEGYVAFQGDGTYSVEEAGRVIKEDEWAKPFFEEVMNPQKHGPDEKYNNTGYGPDKNNNGIVIGQGRI, from the coding sequence ATGAAAATCAAATTTTTGTCCTTGCTCCTTATAATAGCAGCCATTATCGTGATCTCAGGCTGTGTTGATGAGGAGGCTCAGGGCTTTAATGGTAAAGCTCAAGAAGATCTAGCTAGGACTATTTTTTTCCCTTATGTAGGGCTCCTGGACCATGGGGAATCTGAAATACCAGGCTCATACCCCCATGAGTTACCTCCAGATAAGTTTAATTCAGATCCTGATATCCATACGCTAAAAGATGCAACATCCCTTCTTGACAGAAACATCGAAAAAGCAGAAACGATTTCATTAAAGCTTGAAACCGGAATTGAGCGCTACAAAGCAGAAGGAGAAGATGTTAGCAGACTTGAAACCCTGCTTGAAGAGTATAACCGTCTTATAAATGAAGCAAAGCAGTATCGAGCCCTTGCAAATGCAACCTCAGGCGGAGAAAATAACAGCTCAATCGCGAATTCGAGTCAATATAATGGTTCATCCGAAAATATAAAAGTAGATTATTTGGTTCAGTCTCAGAAGAGTATGATGCAAGCTAATAATGTCCTGAGAAATATTTTCGAGGAACTTAACTCCTTAATGGGAAGTGAAGAACTCAACAATACATCCCGGCTTATTTCGGCAGGAGAAGGAAAAGCTATTCTTATGGGCAATTTTACCCTGAATATGCACCTGGAAAACGGAGAAATGGTAATAATGGGCCTTTCTAAGGATTCCGAGATAGATATAAATGGGGATTATACATTTGAGGAAAATACCGACACGCATGATACAGTGCGCCTTTACCATATAAATTCTGCCGATGTGAAGATATCCGGTTCCCGTAAGACAGTAATGTTAAACAATGAAAACATTACTCTCACTGCAGATGGCGAGGGTTATGTAGCTTTCCAGGGAGACGGCACCTATAGTGTTGAAGAGGCAGGCAGAGTAATAAAAGAAGATGAATGGGCGAAACCTTTCTTTGAAGAAGTAATGAATCCCCAAAAGCATGGGCCTGACGAAAAGTACAATAATACCGGATATGGGCCTGATAAGAATAACAATGGTATAGTAATCGGGCAAGGAAGAATATGA
- a CDS encoding ArsR/SmtB family transcription factor: MPDNPEEKLLILQLSEDSRKIARLISSETSIRILKLLNKKSMSAGNLADELGVRLNTLKYNLDSLLEAGMIRVRHVKWSQKGREIKIYEASKKVIVFLPAKENVETPIFI, translated from the coding sequence ATGCCTGATAACCCGGAGGAAAAATTGCTGATTTTGCAGCTTTCCGAAGATTCCAGAAAAATTGCCAGACTTATTTCAAGTGAAACTTCAATCAGAATACTTAAATTGCTTAATAAGAAATCAATGTCGGCAGGAAACCTTGCCGATGAGCTTGGAGTGCGCCTGAATACTCTCAAATACAATCTGGACTCCCTTCTGGAAGCCGGAATGATTAGAGTAAGGCACGTAAAATGGAGCCAGAAAGGAAGGGAAATAAAAATTTATGAGGCATCGAAAAAAGTAATTGTTTTTCTGCCCGCAAAAGAGAATGTGGAAACTCCTATTTTCATATAA